The nucleotide sequence tctctcattaaacatgattttatatatttatttgaatatattgggctcctgggcccatatactatccagggtacgttacttccacctgtgactATAACTGTTAACAAGTTATAATAAAACCAATTGTATCATGATATTTTTGGTTAAATATTACCACAATTAAACTCCAGTTGCATCAACAGGAGATAATTATTATACTCACTACAATTTCATTTCTAAAATGCAAGTTTCGATACCGAAATGACAAGTTATTCTACTTATGACATTTAAAACGGGTAAACCAAGTATTGCATGAAAACGACGAAGTTCAGACTGTCACAggattcaaatttaaataaatcgaaACTCCCGTTGCATCAAGGCATTACTCGTTATAAAGCCCTCTTGAACGCTGTAGAACGTTTTAATTAGATCATGTTTGTTTCCGTTTAAGCtattattgatttcaatgagcGAGAAGAGAATTTGAAGATCAGCGGTTCTCTATTCTTGACATGGACCGATGAATTTCTTCAGTGGAATACAACGGATTACGGAGGGCTTGAACATCTTCTATTGGTATTGCGATTTCGTCAACACTTACCGAATTAGTAACTAATGGAATTTGATTGCAGTTGTTTTGTTACttcgtttaaaaacaaaattgataagATCACCATCAAAACAAACTAATACTTTAAATGGCTAAGTTATGCATAAGCTTcgtatttttttaatgcataaaTAATGGTTTTGTTTATGACATATGAACACATATCGCTAAAATAACATTAACAGacgaaaatattaattttaagttCGCTTAAAATGCATGCTTGATAACTGTAACTACACTGATTATTCCCATACTGACACTGAAGAGGATATTAAAATGAGCCTTCCCGTGTTACATTTGTAGCCGCAAAATGACATATGGCGACCGGGCGTCAGACTTCATAACTCCTTTCGACCATTTATCGGTTTGGGTTCAAGTGATTTGTTGCTCAGAGTTTCCTCCTCAGGTGATGTTTCCTGGCAACCTTACCAGGTTAGAAACGCTTTAATAATCATATAGCATGCGATGTAGTATTTCTCGAAAGTACAATAACTTATAGTATGGATTATTGTAAGTTAATGTTTATTGTAGAGATGATTATAAAACATTGATACACGTTCATATACAGAATTCAACATATATAATTAACAACTACATACAAAGAGtgaagcaaaaaaaacaacaacacatatagcgcaaatattttgttttgaaaaaaagtgttgTAACAATCTTTGATATTAGTAGCTATACATTCCTTGACGACAATTGATATAATAATAGTATACAAGGAGGGGCATTTAACACATGTTTGCACTTAAATCTATTTAAACAGATATTTGAAGCAACGTGTGAAGTAGACATCACGTATTTCCCATTTGACACACAGGAATGTCCTCTAAAATTTTCTTCATGGAGCTATTCAACAGATCAAGTAAAACTGATTGGAGGAAGCTATGTAGAATACGTTGAAGGAAGAAAAGGCATCCTTTTGAATCAGTTTGACAATGCAAGATGGTCGATGgtatatgctgttttattttgaaaaaataacttaatattCGTAACATAAAATATCTTTCATAGGCAAGAGTTTACCCTTGAATACTGACAAACGTATTTTAATATTCCATATGAAATTTTCGCgttataattttgaaatgacaATACATCATATATTCATTTATCCGTAATAATATTTCTATTTAGCCTATACTTGTcttgttttgtataaatatttgaaaGCGTATGATTTTAGGAGAACACCACAGCAGGGGAAAGTGAAGATGGCTTTGTTATTTACAAGATGACACTGAAGAGGAAGTCAACATTTTACGTGCTCCATATGATCATCCCAATCGtcttactttcgtttttaaacgtCCTCACATTTGCACTACCGATATCGTCGGGAGAGCGTGCTTCTTATGCAATCATAGTGTTCCTGTCTTTGGTCGTATTTCTAACAATAGTAGCGTCTGAGATTCCAAAGAACTCCGACACAATTCCAGTCATCTCAGTTTACATCACGGCAATAATAACACTCAGCACTACGAACGTAATAACGTCACTTTTAGAATCGCGACTGGCATGCAGAGATAAATGCACGAATTCAATCGGTTCAGGATATAGGAAACTTTACCGATTAGCTTGTATCTGTCAGTGTAAATGCGACGAAAAGAGCGATCCCCAAACTGAGCTTGACTGGAAAGATGTTGTTACTGCATTGGACTATTtcttgttttggttattttgtgCGCTTACCTGTGTAGCAACTGTAGTTTGGTTTGTTATCGCAAATGGACGGCaaagtaaataattaaaacaaaaacaaaatgacatGGAAAAATGCGTAACAAACGAGCGTAATTCTTCGCttgagcaaaaaaaaaaaaattctactaaaataaaaaagaaaatacgtttAAAGGTTCAACTTGGTTAAATAGTGGGAATACTCGAGGTTAATGTGACAACCATATAAAGAAAAGGTCGAACTGATCGCCCGTATAGAGGCaatattatgtttgttaaaaagaATAGTC is from Dreissena polymorpha isolate Duluth1 chromosome 14, UMN_Dpol_1.0, whole genome shotgun sequence and encodes:
- the LOC127858071 gene encoding acetylcholine receptor subunit beta-like isoform X1, whose amino-acid sequence is MYVTLFSNMQYVFVRLLILQWSLITCYVASQTADDVKNLTTTLYKSAEYSKKVRPLKDQNEAVVVGTDLILDAIIDFNEREENLKISGSLFLTWTDEFLQWNTTDYGGLEHLLLPQNDIWRPGVRLHNSFRPFIGLGSSDLLLRVSSSGDVSWQPYQIFEATCEVDITYFPFDTQECPLKFSSWSYSTDQVKLIGGSYVEYVEGRKGILLNQFDNARWSMENTTAGESEDGFVIYKMTLKRKSTFYVLHMIIPIVLLSFLNVLTFALPISSGERASYAIIVFLSLVVFLTIVASEIPKNSDTIPVISVYITAIITLSTTNVITSLLESRLACRDKCTNSIGSGYRKLYRLACICQCKCDEKSDPQTELDWKDVVTALDYFLFWLFCALTCVATVVWFVIANGRQSK